The following proteins are encoded in a genomic region of Streptomyces sp. NBC_01723:
- a CDS encoding XdhC family protein, which translates to MTGHNGVWNALYEAWSIGETSGLATVVRTFGSAPRPAGSSMLVTAEGRVVGSVSGGYAEGDVVERAARRS; encoded by the coding sequence GTGACCGGCCACAACGGCGTCTGGAACGCCCTGTACGAGGCATGGTCAATCGGTGAGACCTCGGGGCTGGCCACCGTCGTGCGAACCTTCGGCTCGGCCCCGCGGCCCGCAGGCTCGTCGATGCTGGTCACCGCTGAGGGGCGAGTGGTGGGCTCGGTGTCGGGCGGCTACGCCGAGGGCGACGTCGTCGAGCGGGCCGCGAGACGATCCTGA
- a CDS encoding resolvase has translation MRTAYLDGRSIADLARAHGVSRGAVRTAIADLVPEHVAANERTPTPELPVTLDMPGKVADFLRAIELDDVERAALDHGQAVRRGRGYTLRVSTVPAVHRQLLDRFSPLTALRRSRRNARPAASTKTASTCS, from the coding sequence GTGCGCACCGCGTACCTCGACGGCCGGTCTATCGCTGACCTGGCCCGCGCACACGGTGTCAGCCGCGGCGCCGTCCGCACCGCCATCGCCGATCTCGTACCCGAACACGTCGCAGCCAACGAACGCACCCCGACCCCGGAGCTGCCTGTCACCCTCGACATGCCGGGCAAGGTCGCCGACTTCCTCCGCGCCATCGAGCTGGACGACGTCGAGCGGGCCGCGCTCGACCACGGCCAGGCCGTACGGCGCGGCCGGGGCTACACCCTGCGCGTCAGCACCGTGCCCGCGGTTCACCGCCAACTCCTCGACCGCTTCAGCCCCTTGACGGCACTGCGGCGATCCCGGCGCAACGCAAGGCCCGCTGCGAGTACGAAAACCGCGTCAACGTGCTCATGA
- a CDS encoding ester cyclase, with translation MSDTDLRAFYTRYIGTLNAHDFAGVREFLSDDLTYFGDAVTADLIVSALTDLGNTVPDLHWEIQEISVDGDHLAARLLNTGTPAKEWLGVAPSGTSFEIVEFATYHIRDGRFVHMTNVHDAAALRRQLAA, from the coding sequence ATGTCAGACACTGACCTGCGCGCCTTCTACACGCGCTACATCGGGACCCTCAATGCTCATGACTTCGCCGGCGTTCGCGAGTTCCTCAGCGACGACCTCACATACTTCGGCGATGCCGTTACGGCTGATCTGATCGTTTCAGCGCTCACTGACCTTGGGAACACGGTTCCGGACCTGCACTGGGAGATTCAGGAGATTTCCGTGGATGGCGACCACCTGGCTGCACGGCTGCTGAATACTGGCACGCCCGCCAAGGAGTGGCTGGGTGTGGCGCCCTCCGGAACCTCATTCGAAATCGTTGAGTTCGCCACCTACCATATCCGTGACGGTCGGTTCGTGCACATGACGAACGTCCACGACGCGGCGGCCTTGCGTCGGCAGTTGGCTGCGTAA
- a CDS encoding LysR family transcriptional regulator: MAMSHLRNADLNLLEALAVLLEERHVTRAADRFHLSQSAMSRVLQRLRETFGDELLVRTQRGYEVTPRGQQIQSELADLLPRLETLLRGDAFDPATASGHFRVHCTDYATSLFGPTLFRRFFHDAPGISLSVAPLGDDSFTDVEQGRADLVVSGVVAPRSLRWATLFEEDFVCLLSHDHPVTAERLTLDDFTAYPHVVITVLAGGQTMVERRLDEHGLRRVMGLRVPYFSAAATAVPGTELIATLPRRAALMYGDDPAYRVAAAPEELLSFPYGIAWHPRVDSDPAHRWLRQVMRETTAQVIGHQAD; this comes from the coding sequence ATGGCTATGTCGCACCTGCGGAACGCGGACCTGAATCTGCTCGAAGCGCTGGCGGTTCTGCTCGAAGAGAGACACGTGACGCGGGCCGCCGACCGTTTCCATTTGAGCCAGTCGGCGATGAGCCGTGTCCTGCAACGACTCAGGGAGACGTTCGGCGACGAACTCCTGGTGCGCACCCAACGCGGATACGAGGTGACCCCGCGCGGTCAGCAGATCCAGTCGGAGCTCGCCGACCTCCTGCCCCGCCTGGAGACGCTGCTGCGCGGCGATGCCTTCGACCCCGCGACGGCGAGCGGTCACTTCCGCGTCCACTGCACCGACTACGCCACGTCCCTGTTCGGCCCGACCCTCTTCCGCCGCTTCTTCCATGACGCGCCCGGCATCTCACTGAGCGTGGCACCACTGGGAGATGACTCCTTCACCGATGTCGAGCAGGGCCGCGCGGACCTAGTCGTCTCCGGCGTCGTGGCGCCCCGTTCGCTGCGCTGGGCGACGTTGTTCGAGGAGGACTTCGTCTGCCTGCTGTCCCACGACCACCCCGTCACCGCCGAGCGGCTGACCCTGGACGACTTCACTGCGTACCCGCACGTTGTCATCACCGTCCTTGCCGGCGGCCAAACTATGGTCGAACGCCGCTTGGACGAGCACGGGCTACGCCGTGTCATGGGCCTGCGCGTGCCGTACTTCTCCGCGGCGGCGACGGCCGTGCCCGGCACCGAGCTCATCGCCACCCTCCCGCGGCGCGCGGCCTTGATGTACGGCGACGACCCCGCCTACCGTGTCGCCGCGGCCCCCGAGGAACTCCTGTCCTTCCCCTACGGCATCGCCTGGCACCCCCGCGTCGACAGCGACCCTGCCCACCGGTGGCTGCGGCAGGTTATGCGGGAGACCACCGCACAGGTGATCGGGCACCAGGCTGACTGA
- a CDS encoding FAD binding domain-containing protein encodes MRDFAYARAGRAAEAVQLVARSADAAFIAGGTDLLNLMKDGAEDHDLVIDINHLPLAGIEESGGRLRIGALAKMADVALHPVVRKRLPVLSQALLASASPQVRHMASIGGNLLQRTRCWYFRGEDFACNKREPGAGCAALEGRSRWHAVLGGSDHCIAVHPSDLAVALRALDATAHTLGPGGPRTIAMADFHREPGATPHLENALRHGELITAVEVPLPAPDTRQRYLKLRDRATFEFAVVSVATVLRMNGQTVEEARLAFGGIATRPWRSPEAEAALRGKPLTERNIAAAGRLLVQDAQPREDNTFKVELVQRALQDVLGRFTGGSR; translated from the coding sequence ATGAGGGACTTCGCCTACGCCCGCGCAGGCCGGGCCGCGGAAGCCGTGCAGCTGGTCGCCCGCAGCGCCGACGCGGCTTTCATCGCCGGCGGCACGGACCTGCTGAACCTGATGAAGGACGGCGCCGAGGACCACGACCTGGTCATCGACATCAACCACCTGCCGCTCGCCGGCATTGAGGAGTCCGGGGGCAGGCTACGCATCGGCGCCTTGGCCAAGATGGCGGACGTGGCCCTGCACCCAGTGGTGCGCAAGCGGCTGCCCGTGCTGTCCCAAGCGCTGCTCGCCAGCGCCTCCCCGCAGGTCCGCCACATGGCCTCGATCGGCGGCAACCTGCTCCAGCGCACTCGCTGCTGGTACTTCCGGGGCGAGGACTTCGCTTGCAACAAACGCGAGCCGGGAGCCGGCTGTGCCGCGCTGGAGGGCCGCAGCCGTTGGCACGCCGTCCTCGGCGGCAGCGACCACTGCATCGCCGTCCACCCCTCCGACCTCGCGGTCGCCCTGCGCGCCTTGGACGCCACGGCCCACACGCTCGGTCCGGGCGGCCCCCGGACCATTGCCATGGCCGACTTCCACCGGGAACCCGGGGCCACCCCGCATCTAGAGAACGCCCTGCGGCACGGCGAGCTGATCACGGCGGTCGAGGTGCCACTGCCTGCACCGGACACCCGTCAGCGCTACCTGAAGCTGCGGGACCGCGCCACCTTCGAATTCGCAGTCGTCTCCGTCGCCACCGTGCTGCGCATGAACGGCCAAACCGTCGAAGAGGCCCGCCTCGCCTTCGGCGGCATCGCCACCCGCCCCTGGCGCTCGCCCGAGGCCGAAGCCGCCCTGCGGGGCAAGCCGCTGACGGAACGGAACATCGCGGCGGCCGGACGCCTCCTGGTCCAAGACGCCCAGCCGCGCGAGGACAACACGTTCAAGGTCGAGCTGGTACAGCGCGCGCTCCAGGACGTGCTCGGCCGTTTCACCGGAGGTTCCCGATGA
- a CDS encoding IS5 family transposase (programmed frameshift) yields the protein MGRGTWSWIVPDGLWEIARPLIPEVRVRPQGGGKQNTPDETLFAAIIYVLVSGCAWRALPPCFGISKSTAHRRFMIWSRAGVWGRLHEAVVHRLDDAGLVDVSRVVLDSAHVRAKKGGEHTGPSKPGSKMHILSDANGLPLVVGVSAANVHDSQSLKPMVAGHQTKHDPYRGRHFKPQRLHADKAYDIPELRKWLRGKRIGVRIARKGIESSERLGRRRWVIERTISWLSGYRRLSPRYERKPRNYLAFLGLAAALCCYKRLLKLTM from the exons ATGGGGCGGGGTACGTGGAGTTGGATTGTTCCGGACGGCTTGTGGGAGATCGCCAGGCCGTTGATCCCGGAGGTCCGGGTTCGGCCGCAGGGCGGCGGGAAGCAGAACACGCCTGATGAGACGCTGTTCGCAGCGATCATCTATGTGCTGGTCAGTGGATGTGCCTGGCGGGCTCTGCCGCCGTGTTTCGGGATATCGAAGTCGACCGCACACCGCAGGTTCATGATCTGGTCGAGGGCCGGCGTGTGGGGGCGCTTGCATGAAGCCGTCGTTCACCGGCTCGATGACGCGGGCCTTGTCGATGTCTCCCGTGTGGTCCTCGACTCGGCTCATGTGCGCGCTAAAAAAG GGGGCGAACACACAGGTCCGAGCAAGCCGGGTTCCAAGATGCACATCCTGTCGGACGCGAACGGACTGCCCCTGGTCGTCGGCGTCTCGGCCGCCAACGTCCACGACAGCCAAAGCCTGAAGCCCATGGTGGCGGGTCACCAAACGAAACACGACCCCTATCGCGGCCGCCACTTCAAACCCCAACGCCTCCATGCCGACAAGGCCTACGACATCCCTGAACTGCGGAAATGGCTCCGCGGCAAGCGGATCGGAGTGCGTATCGCCCGCAAGGGCATCGAGTCCAGCGAACGATTGGGTCGGCGCCGATGGGTGATCGAACGGACCATCTCCTGGCTGTCCGGCTACCGCAGACTCAGCCCTCGCTACGAACGGAAACCCCGCAACTACCTGGCCTTTCTCGGCCTCGCCGCAGCACTGTGCTGCTACAAACGACTCCTCAAACTGACCATGTAG
- a CDS encoding xanthine dehydrogenase family protein molybdopterin-binding subunit has protein sequence MSTDVVGRPLSRVESRLKVTGGAEYTTDVRLPRLVHAFMAMSTISRGRITRIDTRAAEAVRGVIAVYTHETMPRLQQPTYRPFFKPYIPIQSPDIHHAGQPIAFVVAKTLEQAQQAAELIEVDYEEAGEPQGELTMGEAFLPPDGPDGPNTYKRGDVAVGMTQADVRVKAEYTIPMHHHNPIESHATTAVWEGSKVTVYETTQGLGNTQHVVSEALQVPLADVRVVCRYLGGGFGSKGPVWPHTVLACAAARALGRPVKLVLSRAHMYTSSGHRAQTHQTIELGAHRDGRITALDHVITQQITRDDVVLFNSSEPIRMLYDIPNLSNEQHAVRLDLPTQSFMRSPEACTSHAQEAALDELAHALIMDPVELRKRNWSSRNMENGQEWGSNHLRECYDRAASMFGWSRRDPRPGSMRDGEELVGWGMATSAHTAGGRPGSGARMTIGTDGKVLVQVGTQDIGTGTYTIMTQIAGAVLGVPLSDITFELGDSAFPQSYTSGASTTAPGVGSAVNRVCTAARKSVIDMAVAQPGSPLRGVPAERVDTADGYLYDTANRRARVSYRSVVGHGGKPLGFTVEPTNTPLGYSVGAVFVEVRVDPLLGRVRVTRVVGCYDPGTVLNRKTARSQVLGGVIWGIGFTLFEHTLVDPTTARIVNPNLSGYLMPVNADVPNIQVQFIDKPDPASDALGARGFGETPMTGVTAAIANAVFHATGKRVRDLPITQDKLL, from the coding sequence ATGAGTACCGACGTCGTCGGCCGCCCACTGTCCCGCGTCGAGTCCCGCCTGAAGGTGACAGGAGGGGCCGAGTACACCACCGACGTAAGACTTCCCCGCCTGGTCCATGCGTTCATGGCGATGAGCACCATCTCCCGCGGCCGGATCACCCGGATCGACACGCGGGCCGCCGAAGCCGTGCGCGGCGTCATCGCCGTCTATACGCACGAGACCATGCCGCGTCTACAGCAACCCACCTACCGGCCCTTCTTTAAGCCGTACATCCCCATACAGAGCCCGGACATCCACCACGCGGGACAGCCCATCGCCTTCGTCGTCGCCAAGACCCTGGAACAGGCGCAGCAAGCGGCAGAACTGATCGAAGTCGACTACGAAGAAGCGGGCGAACCCCAGGGCGAGCTGACCATGGGGGAGGCATTCCTGCCCCCCGACGGACCGGACGGCCCCAACACCTACAAGCGTGGTGACGTGGCAGTCGGCATGACCCAGGCGGACGTACGGGTCAAGGCCGAGTACACCATCCCCATGCACCACCACAACCCGATCGAGTCCCACGCCACCACGGCCGTGTGGGAGGGCTCGAAAGTGACGGTGTACGAGACCACGCAGGGTCTGGGCAACACCCAGCACGTCGTCAGTGAGGCTCTGCAGGTCCCCCTCGCCGACGTCCGCGTCGTCTGCCGCTACCTCGGCGGCGGTTTCGGCTCCAAGGGCCCTGTCTGGCCGCACACCGTGCTGGCTTGCGCCGCTGCCCGTGCGTTGGGCCGCCCCGTCAAGCTCGTGCTGTCCCGTGCGCACATGTACACCTCCAGCGGCCACCGCGCACAGACCCATCAGACGATCGAGCTCGGCGCCCACCGCGATGGCCGGATCACCGCGCTGGACCACGTCATCACCCAGCAGATCACCCGCGACGACGTCGTGCTGTTCAACAGCAGCGAGCCGATTCGCATGCTGTACGACATCCCCAACCTGTCCAACGAGCAGCATGCCGTGCGACTGGACCTGCCCACCCAGAGCTTCATGCGCTCCCCGGAAGCGTGCACCAGCCACGCCCAGGAAGCGGCGCTCGACGAACTCGCCCACGCCCTGATCATGGACCCGGTCGAGCTGCGAAAACGCAACTGGAGCAGCCGGAACATGGAGAACGGTCAGGAATGGGGCAGCAACCACCTGCGCGAATGCTACGACCGCGCCGCGTCGATGTTCGGCTGGTCCCGGCGCGACCCGCGCCCCGGCTCCATGCGCGACGGCGAGGAACTCGTCGGCTGGGGCATGGCCACGTCCGCCCACACCGCCGGCGGCCGGCCGGGCTCCGGCGCCCGTATGACCATCGGTACCGACGGCAAGGTTCTCGTCCAGGTCGGCACCCAGGACATCGGCACCGGCACATACACGATCATGACGCAGATCGCTGGTGCGGTCCTCGGGGTGCCCCTCTCCGACATCACGTTCGAACTCGGGGACAGCGCCTTCCCGCAGAGCTACACCTCCGGAGCCTCCACCACCGCACCCGGCGTCGGCAGCGCCGTCAACCGCGTGTGCACCGCCGCACGCAAGTCCGTCATCGACATGGCCGTCGCCCAACCCGGCTCACCCCTGCGCGGCGTTCCCGCCGAACGCGTGGACACCGCGGACGGCTACCTGTACGACACGGCCAACCGGCGCGCCCGAGTGAGCTACCGCTCGGTCGTCGGCCACGGCGGCAAGCCCCTCGGCTTCACGGTGGAACCCACCAACACACCGCTCGGCTACTCGGTCGGCGCCGTCTTCGTCGAAGTCCGCGTCGACCCGCTGCTCGGCCGGGTCCGGGTAACCCGCGTGGTCGGCTGCTACGACCCGGGCACCGTGCTCAATCGCAAGACCGCCCGCAGCCAGGTCCTCGGCGGCGTGATCTGGGGCATCGGCTTCACCCTCTTCGAGCACACCCTCGTCGACCCCACGACGGCCAGGATCGTCAACCCGAACCTGTCCGGCTACCTGATGCCCGTCAACGCGGACGTCCCCAACATCCAGGTGCAGTTCATCGACAAGCCCGACCCGGCCAGCGACGCCCTCGGAGCCCGCGGCTTCGGCGAAACCCCGATGACCGGCGTCACTGCGGCCATCGCCAACGCGGTCTTCCACGCCACCGGCAAGCGCGTGCGCGACCTGCCCATCACCCAGGACAAGCTGCTGTGA
- a CDS encoding transposase — MTDRDGARSLLPAAAGRFRRLARVWADGGYTGHLTDWTSQHLGLVLDIVRRSEDVRGFQALPRRWVVERSFAWFLRSRRLVRDYERRPDTSEAVIRWSMIALMSRRLAARSRRPAVLTAG, encoded by the coding sequence GTGACCGACCGGGACGGCGCCCGGTCCCTTCTGCCAGCGGCGGCCGGCCGTTTCCGGCGGCTGGCCCGGGTCTGGGCCGATGGCGGCTACACCGGCCACCTCACCGACTGGACCAGCCAGCACCTCGGGCTCGTCCTCGACATCGTCCGCCGCAGTGAGGACGTCCGGGGCTTCCAGGCCCTTCCCCGCCGCTGGGTCGTCGAACGGTCCTTTGCGTGGTTTCTGCGCAGCCGCCGCCTGGTCAGGGACTACGAACGCCGCCCCGACACGAGCGAAGCCGTCATCCGCTGGTCGATGATCGCCCTGATGAGCCGCCGCCTGGCCGCACGATCTCGTCGGCCTGCAGTCCTGACGGCAGGGTGA
- a CDS encoding XdhC family protein yields MGLTCGGTLEVFVEPVNTRTFPELAEVIGSARSGIPVAVATVLDHPRPEAVGAHVVVRANGHYGSLHPSDAPPGLMDGARELLRRGDSGLLAYDTEEVRVFVRPLVPPARMLLFGAGDFAAALAAIGRTMDYRVTVCDARPLFGYRRGEPESRQ; encoded by the coding sequence GTGGGCCTGACCTGCGGCGGCACTCTGGAGGTCTTCGTCGAACCCGTCAATACCCGCACCTTCCCCGAACTGGCCGAGGTGATCGGGTCCGCGCGGTCCGGCATCCCCGTAGCCGTCGCCACCGTGCTGGACCACCCCCGGCCGGAGGCCGTTGGCGCCCATGTGGTCGTGCGCGCCAACGGCCACTACGGCAGCCTGCACCCGTCGGACGCCCCGCCCGGCCTCATGGACGGCGCGCGGGAACTACTGCGCAGGGGCGACAGCGGACTGCTCGCCTACGACACCGAGGAGGTTCGGGTCTTCGTCCGCCCGCTGGTGCCGCCGGCGCGGATGCTGCTGTTCGGCGCCGGCGACTTCGCCGCGGCGCTCGCCGCGATCGGCCGGACCATGGACTACCGGGTCACCGTCTGCGACGCCCGGCCACTGTTCGGGTATCGCCGAGGTGAGCCAGAAAGCCGCCAATAG
- a CDS encoding IS5-like element IS1373 family transposase → MGGVISADDPKWIEPFAGLTEVQFARLVALVRRRGGDVQRGRPWRLSLEDRVLLVATYWRTNLTLRQVAPLFGVSKSAADRILDHLAPLLAISPARRPRKDTVYIVDGTLVPTRDRSVAASSKNYRYSTNLQVVIDANSRLVVAIGLPLPGSRNDCRAFTESGIDRACRGAPTLADGGYQGTGLLIPHRKRRGQSHLSPSQEAENAVHRRARARVEHALSRLKNWKILRDCRLKGDGVHQAMLGIARLHNLALTG, encoded by the coding sequence ATGGGTGGGGTGATCTCAGCAGATGATCCGAAGTGGATCGAGCCGTTTGCGGGTCTGACCGAGGTGCAGTTTGCGAGGCTGGTGGCACTGGTACGGCGCCGAGGTGGCGACGTTCAGCGTGGCCGGCCATGGCGGCTGTCGCTCGAAGACCGGGTGTTGCTGGTGGCGACGTACTGGCGCACGAACCTCACGTTGCGGCAGGTGGCGCCGTTGTTCGGAGTCTCGAAGTCCGCTGCCGACCGCATCTTGGACCATCTCGCACCGCTGCTGGCCATCTCGCCCGCGCGGCGGCCGCGCAAGGACACCGTCTACATCGTCGACGGCACTCTGGTGCCCACCCGCGACCGCAGTGTCGCCGCGTCCAGCAAGAACTACCGGTACTCGACCAATCTGCAGGTCGTCATCGACGCCAACAGCCGCCTGGTCGTGGCCATCGGTCTCCCGCTGCCCGGCAGCCGCAACGACTGCCGGGCCTTCACCGAGTCCGGCATCGATCGGGCCTGCCGCGGCGCCCCGACCCTTGCCGACGGCGGCTACCAAGGCACCGGCCTCCTGATCCCGCACCGCAAACGACGAGGCCAGAGCCACCTCAGCCCCTCGCAGGAGGCAGAGAACGCCGTCCATCGCCGGGCACGAGCGCGCGTGGAACACGCCCTGTCGCGGTTGAAGAACTGGAAGATCCTGCGGGACTGCCGACTCAAGGGCGACGGAGTTCACCAGGCCATGCTCGGCATCGCCCGACTGCACAACCTGGCCCTCACTGGATAA
- a CDS encoding transposase: MPGVITASEPSWIAPFAGLSPRCFGKLLTTLRRDGADAVHRGRPWSLPLEDRVLLVTAYWRTNLTLRQLAPLFGVSKSTAGRVINHLGPLLALRPRKRFAKNTVLIVDGTLVPTRDHTIAERSKNYRYSTNHQVVIDAVTRLIVVVGRPLAGNRNDCKAWEESGAKAAVGKTLTIADGGYPGTGLVIPHRRERGQTELPAWKEDHNRSHKQVRARVEHVFARMKTWKILRDCRLKGDGVHHAMLGIARMHNLVLTG, translated from the coding sequence GTGCCTGGTGTGATCACGGCCTCGGAGCCGTCCTGGATAGCCCCATTCGCAGGGCTGAGCCCGCGCTGTTTCGGCAAGCTGCTGACCACACTGCGGCGCGATGGAGCAGATGCAGTCCACCGAGGCCGGCCGTGGAGCCTGCCGCTGGAGGACCGGGTGTTATTGGTCACGGCCTATTGGCGTACCAACCTGACGTTGCGACAGCTCGCTCCGTTGTTCGGCGTCTCGAAGTCCACGGCCGGCCGAGTCATCAACCACCTCGGCCCCCTGCTCGCGCTTCGGCCCCGCAAGCGGTTCGCCAAGAACACTGTGCTCATCGTGGACGGCACCTTGGTCCCCACCCGGGATCACACCATCGCCGAGCGGTCGAAGAACTATCGGTACTCCACCAACCACCAGGTCGTCATCGACGCCGTCACCCGCCTGATCGTCGTGGTCGGCCGACCGCTCGCCGGGAACCGCAACGACTGCAAGGCATGGGAGGAGTCCGGCGCCAAGGCCGCCGTCGGCAAGACCCTCACGATCGCCGATGGCGGTTACCCGGGCACCGGACTCGTCATCCCGCACCGTCGGGAGCGCGGCCAGACCGAACTCCCAGCCTGGAAAGAGGATCACAACAGGTCCCACAAGCAGGTCCGGGCACGGGTCGAGCACGTCTTCGCCCGCATGAAGACCTGGAAGATCCTCCGCGACTGCCGCCTCAAAGGCGACGGCGTCCACCACGCTATGCTCGGTATCGCCCGGATGCACAACCTCGTCCTCACCGGATAG
- a CDS encoding transposase encodes MSDAEWAVVRDLLPVPGWLSGCGGRPEGYCHRQMIDAVRYLVDNGIKWRAMPADFPPWPRVYAFFARWRDTGLVTELHDRLREAVRAGEGRGADPSAGVVDSQSVKADATVTFGSRGFDAGKKINGRKRHLLTDTLGLLLEVVP; translated from the coding sequence ATGAGCGATGCCGAGTGGGCCGTGGTGAGGGATCTGCTGCCGGTTCCGGGCTGGCTTTCGGGCTGTGGCGGGCGTCCGGAGGGCTACTGCCACCGGCAGATGATCGACGCAGTGCGCTACCTCGTCGACAACGGCATCAAGTGGAGGGCGATGCCCGCGGACTTCCCGCCCTGGCCGCGCGTCTACGCCTTCTTCGCCCGCTGGCGGGACACGGGACTGGTCACCGAGCTGCACGACCGGCTGCGGGAAGCCGTCCGCGCCGGTGAAGGCCGCGGCGCCGACCCGAGCGCGGGGGTCGTGGACTCGCAGTCGGTGAAGGCAGACGCCACTGTCACCTTCGGCTCACGGGGCTTCGACGCGGGCAAGAAGATCAATGGTCGCAAGCGGCACCTGCTCACCGACACGCTCGGACTTCTCCTAGAGGTTGTCCCGTAA
- a CDS encoding AraC family transcriptional regulator, with translation MSSTVLHQSSSVLTIAPSDPVADRIGLLRPRTESHPGLHAAAPWAVQFDAFDFVKIGCAVRGACWLVVEGDEPLHLKEGDFYLLKSPGPHILASSPTATPRPGRELFERASQGVARIGAEADEANYVCMASLWFDEANAPLLLEILPSVVHLPATNPLIRQVAYVTELLGLEVESRAVGRPLVLDHLAQIMFVQMLRAHVAQTDQPTGWLGALSHNGIGAALRAMHADVAHRWTLRELAVISHLSRSAFAAKFKKEVGVAPLEYLIQWRMSLARDALRRDTRSISELAFATGYESESAFSTAFRRVVGVSPRQFRDGARRAAGALIEHESHLTSYQVSEQSASTSEFPEAASQQMMERVG, from the coding sequence ATGTCGTCCACAGTTCTTCATCAATCGTCCAGCGTATTGACCATTGCTCCCTCCGATCCCGTGGCCGACAGGATCGGCCTCCTGCGGCCTCGGACCGAGTCCCACCCCGGCCTTCATGCCGCAGCTCCTTGGGCGGTGCAATTCGACGCCTTCGATTTTGTCAAGATCGGGTGCGCGGTTCGCGGCGCGTGCTGGCTGGTAGTGGAAGGAGATGAGCCGCTGCACCTGAAGGAAGGCGACTTCTATCTCCTGAAGTCTCCCGGCCCTCACATTCTCGCCAGTTCGCCGACCGCGACACCCCGACCCGGCCGGGAATTGTTTGAGAGGGCCTCGCAAGGCGTCGCACGGATCGGCGCCGAGGCCGACGAGGCCAACTACGTATGCATGGCGTCCCTATGGTTCGACGAGGCCAATGCTCCCCTGCTGCTGGAGATCCTTCCCTCTGTTGTGCACCTGCCGGCGACGAATCCCCTGATCCGCCAAGTCGCTTACGTCACCGAATTGTTGGGGCTCGAGGTCGAGAGCAGAGCTGTAGGACGGCCCCTCGTCCTGGACCATCTCGCACAGATCATGTTCGTTCAGATGCTCAGGGCACACGTCGCACAAACCGATCAGCCCACCGGGTGGCTAGGAGCACTCAGCCATAACGGAATCGGCGCAGCGCTACGCGCCATGCATGCCGATGTGGCCCATCGCTGGACCCTTCGCGAGCTCGCGGTTATCAGCCATCTTTCTCGGTCCGCTTTCGCAGCCAAGTTCAAGAAAGAGGTCGGCGTCGCGCCCCTGGAATACCTGATTCAGTGGCGGATGAGCCTCGCCCGTGACGCGCTTCGACGTGACACACGTTCCATCTCCGAACTGGCCTTCGCGACCGGATATGAGTCGGAGAGCGCGTTCAGCACGGCGTTTCGCCGTGTCGTAGGCGTCTCGCCGCGGCAGTTCCGCGACGGTGCACGTCGTGCTGCAGGCGCCCTCATTGAACACGAGAGCCATTTAACCTCTTATCAAGTATCAGAACAATCCGCATCAACCTCGGAATTTCCAGAGGCCGCATCTCAACAGATGATGGAACGCGTGGGTTGA
- a CDS encoding (2Fe-2S)-binding protein, which produces MAQHRRRDVLKSGGVVAAAVMVPLAGTEPAAAAPGAPRAAQPRAVADLTLSVNGTRHRLPGVEARVTLLDALREQAGLTGTKKGCDRGECGACTVLVDGRRVKSCLTLAVMQEGRSITTIEGLAQGAELHPVQEAFVRRDAFQCGICTPGQIMSAVACIEEGHTGSEDEIREWMSGNLCRCSCYPNIVDAVADAAKAVRR; this is translated from the coding sequence ATGGCACAGCACAGGAGACGCGACGTACTGAAGTCGGGGGGTGTCGTAGCGGCCGCCGTGATGGTCCCCCTCGCGGGAACCGAACCGGCCGCCGCGGCGCCGGGCGCCCCGCGAGCGGCACAGCCCCGCGCGGTCGCCGACCTCACGTTGTCGGTCAACGGGACCCGGCACCGCCTTCCGGGAGTCGAGGCCCGCGTCACCCTGCTCGACGCGCTGCGCGAGCAGGCCGGGCTCACCGGTACCAAGAAGGGCTGCGACCGGGGCGAGTGCGGCGCCTGTACGGTGCTCGTCGACGGGCGGCGCGTCAAGTCGTGCCTGACCCTGGCCGTGATGCAGGAGGGCCGCTCCATCACCACCATCGAAGGACTTGCCCAGGGCGCGGAACTGCACCCCGTTCAGGAGGCATTCGTCCGCCGGGACGCCTTCCAATGCGGCATCTGCACACCAGGACAGATCATGTCGGCGGTGGCCTGCATCGAGGAGGGCCATACCGGCTCCGAGGACGAGATCCGGGAGTGGATGAGCGGCAACCTGTGTCGATGCAGCTGCTACCCGAACATCGTCGACGCGGTGGCCGACGCGGCGAAGGCGGTTCGACGATGA